In Anopheles gambiae chromosome 2, idAnoGambNW_F1_1, whole genome shotgun sequence, a single window of DNA contains:
- the LOC1274751 gene encoding zwei Ig domain protein zig-8 has product MFNQFYVFYVGVYILLLQSRIKVSVSSTMMTTTTEESAALQPYFDFDVPRNLTVTVGQTGFLHCRVERLGDKDVAWIRKRDIHILTTGASTYTSDQRFQVLHPEGSVNWTLQIKYPQVRDTGVYECQINTEPKMSLSYTLNVIELRARILGPTDIFVKSDSEITMTCVIQQGPHELGTIFWYKGSTLIEPLAQENELLPSEKRRIIVETDWTDVLTSRLKIKRVVQSDTGNYTCVPTMAKSASVCAHVISGEHPAAMQHNAASKVSQMLLLQTACIICLGEVALVRYLLGKIRLIVRSLSGVNHVR; this is encoded by the exons ATGTTCAATCAATTCTATGTCTTCTACGTTGGAGTCTACATACTACTGTTGCAAAGCAGAATTAAAG TTTCCGTCAGCTCAACCATGATGACCACCACGACCGAGGAGTCTGCCGCTTTACAGCCGTACTTTGATTTTGACGTGCCCCGCAATCTAACCGTAACCGTAGGTCAAACTGGTTTCTTGCACTGTCGAGTGGAACGTCTTGGGGATAAGGAT GTGGCATGGATCCGTAAGCGAGATATCCACATACTCACAACAGGCGCTTCCACGTACACCTCGGACCAGCGATTCCAG GTGCTCCACCCAGAAGGTTCCGTCAATTGGACGCTGCAGATAAAATATCCTCAAGTGCGCGACACCGGCGTGTACGAGTGTCAAATTAACACCGAACCTAAAATGTCACTTTCCTATACACTTAATGTTATTG AGCTGCGGGCGAGAATTCTTGGTCCGACGGACATATTTGTCAAATCCGATAGTGAAATCACAATGACTTGCGTCATTCAGCAGGGACCACATGAGCTAGGGACAATTTTTTGGTACAAAG gaTCTACACTCATCGAGCCTTTGGCCCAAGAAAATGAACTGCTTCCTAGCGAAAAGCGTAGAATTATTGTCGAAACAGATTGGACCGATGTTTTGACATCTAG GTTAAAAATCAAAAGGGTTGTACAAAGTGATACAGGAAATTATACTTGCGTTCCAACAATGGCAAAATCGGCAAGCGTGTGTGCCCATGTGATTAGCG GTGAACACCCTGCCGCGATGCAGCACAACGCCGCATCTAAAGTGTCTCAAATGCTTCTGCTACAAACGGCGTGTATCATATGTTTAGGTGAGGTAGCATTAGTAAGGTATTTGTTAGGGAAAATCAGACTGATTGTACGAAGTTTGAGTGGTGTAAATCACGTAAGATGA